One window from the genome of Nicotiana sylvestris chromosome 9, ASM39365v2, whole genome shotgun sequence encodes:
- the LOC104249607 gene encoding uncharacterized protein produces the protein MVAFALAIETCKLKNRMERKGRNIARSAGNLGGSFGGGSGGRSAFRGGSSGSSQSFAQSSITAPPSGRGTTQPASSVATTFVVPPPARGPPIPVGHGETRGYAQSSGGSSCFYSMRGRQSLETFPGVVTSILTVQSHDVYALIDPDSTLSYVTPYVVMEFGIETEHLHEPFFISTLVGESILATRVYRDFVVMVQGRDTMDDLIKLGMVDFDTLMGMNWLYSCFSKLDCRTRTVRFEFPYEPIIEWKGDDVVPKGRFISFLKATKMINKGCIYNLVRVTDTDAEAPTLESMLIVSEFLEVFSDELPGILPDREIDFVIDVMPGMQPISILPYRIAPAELKELKEQLKDLLENGFIRPSVSP, from the exons ATGGTGGCATTTGCTCTAGCCATCGAGACCTGCAAATTAAAGAATAGAATGGAGCGAAAGGGTAGAAATATAGCCCGGTCCGCTGGAAACTTAGGTGGTTCTTTTGGTGGCGGTAGTGGTGGAAGGTCAGCATTTAGGGGAGGTTCATCAGGGTCATCCCAGTCTTTTGCTCAATCTTCGATTACTGCACCGCCATCAG GTAGGGGCACGACACAACCAGCCAGTTCTGTAGCTACTACATTTGTAGTACCTCCTCCAGCTCGAGGCCCTCCAATACCCGTAGGACATGGTGAAACTAGGGGTTATGCACAAAGTTCGGGAGGATCCAGTTGTTTCTATTCTATGAGGGGTCGCCAGAGTTTAGAGACTTTTCCAGGTGTTGTCACAAGTATAttgactgtccaatctcatgatgtatATGCTCTTATTGATCCTGATTCCACATTGTCATATGTCACTCCTTATGTTGttatggaatttgggatagagACGGAGCACCTTCATGAGCCGTTCTTTATATCTACTTTGGTTGGTGAGTCTATTTTGGCCACGCGAGTTTATAGAGATTTTGTTGTCATGGTGCAAGGTCGGGACACCATGGATGATCTCATTAAGTTgggtatggttgattttgatacaCTAATGGGGATGAACTGGCTTTATTCATGTTTTTCCAAGCTCGATTGCCGAACTAGAACCGTTAGGTTCGAATTTCCATATGAGCCAATTATTGAGTGGAAGGGGGATGATGTGGTGCCAAAGGGTAGGttcatttctttccttaaggccaCGAAGATGATTAACAAGGGGTGTATTTACAATTTGGTCCGGGTTACGGACACTGATGCTGAGGCGCCTACACTTGAGTCTATGCTAATTGTGagtgaatttttagaagtcttttcgGATGAGCTCCCTGGGATCCTGCCagacagggagattgattttgtGATTGATGTGATGCCAGGCATGcaacctatttctattctgcCCTACAGAATAGCACCAGCAGAATTGAAGGAACTAAaagaacaattgaaggatttgttaGAAAATGGTTTCATCCGGCCGAGTGTGTCACCTTGA